Within Citrus sinensis cultivar Valencia sweet orange chromosome 1, DVS_A1.0, whole genome shotgun sequence, the genomic segment CAATACCTCCAAATTAACTTTTGTATTATTCTCTCGATCTTTCCTTTACGTGACTAATACGTTACCGAGTACATATGCTGCCAGCTACTCATAAAATTCCTTTGTATTCctctttataattaatatatctcCTATTAAGTTTACtttgtttaaataattattgtcataaactactttaattattatggtACATATACCTTACGAAAGGACCAATAGATCTAAGTAATTAAACTCATCTCTCTTTGTGTGCACATAAACTGAAATcataagaaattaagaattaaagaaagtaAGCactattaaatatatgtaatggGTCTTCGCGTGCTGGTTAACATTAAGGAAACAATCCCCGACAATCAGCCACAAGTCaatctcaaaatcaattccatgATCGTCCAACGTCATTAATCAAGGCCGCATGATCCTCCATTACTATCTCTTTTAATGCCCATTTATGATCGTGACATCCTTGATCTTTTTCCTTTACTTTCTTGCCACGTATAGATTATTAATCCTTCCTATATGAGATACAGAACCTACATTTCTatccaaataattaaatatttataataatataacgaTGGAGTTGGGATACaaaatttaactaataagatataaaatagtaaattgtCAGTTGTCAGGTATCAAGTAATTACGTATTCATTGCACTTCCAAAATTAGTGATTTATATATACGTGAAAATACAAAACTTTGtgaatttaatattgttattgaaTCTCTGTTTGGTTAATCGACACTTCCTCTTCTTAATTCTAAAGTGAAGGATTCAAGTTTCTCATTGattataagaatttatttaatattaaaaaaaattacatgatgaAAAGAACACTTCCaccaatattcaaaattttgagcaCAGTCGTTTGGAGTTAATATATCGTATATATCAACAATGATATATatgttctattttttcttttaattaagaaattaagttTTATGTTCCATCaagatttaataatatatatatatatatatatatatatacactcgCATATATATCATTCCATCTCGAGCAGCAGATTAATTTGATAAGCCAGATGATGGTTTTTGAGAAGGATGAGGGTTTTGTAAAATTTGCAGCAATACTTGGAAAACTTTAGCTTGTTGAAGTGGTTAGAACGATGGGCATGATCCATTTCAACTTCAAGTGGATGAAACTTTATATCATACGATTCTGGGAGATGAAAAAGCAGTGAGCATATGATAAAGTTTGTGGAGCATGATGAAATTGCTGAACAGTCCCCACAATAAATTCCTTACGTAACTGGATAATATTAATCTGAATATAGAAAAATGATGATATAAGTGGAAGGAGATTATTGtgatatacatatacatatacatacatacatacatacatatgtgtgtgtgtgtgtgacaGTCTACTAACATTATAATCATGGGTCTATcaaaattcttaataaatataattataaaaaattcaaaaaattatagcaATACATAAGAGAGTTACCTCATTCTTGtgaataaaagtaaagttatccttacttaatttatatacCAATTAATGTGTCATTAATAGAAATTcatcatttaaatataaattaataggatttaataattaaatattactttaactaatcaaataatgtccattaacattatttatcaTATCAATTGgtttataaattaagtattCCAAATAAGTATACATAACATTAATCCTATGGATATTCAAGAGAGATTGAAGGAGAAGAAATTCATGGacggtttaaaaaaaaaattgaaaaatcttgCTGAGCTGGTTGTGTCATACGAAACCCAAACAACTGTATAAGCTGACAAGCACTTCGAATCATTGCCTTCTAACTGGATATGGGAAAACGAAATGATGAATCTAGCTGCAAACTCAGCACCTTTCATCATCACATAGATTCTTGCCGAATTCTCTCATACACAATCACCCAGTAAAGCTTTTCCAAACTGAAAGTGCCTTCAATGTGAAGGAAATGTAATGTGAAAAATAATGTGAtcttatcaaattattagagAGTCCCTGGGCTAGTTAAGTTTGCCATGAATACGCTTAAACCAATTTAGTTTGTGTAATACATTACTAAAgagatataaatatatatttaaaggaCGATAACAAACAATATCCACTTGATTTAAATGAGATAGCTGTGCTTGGAACCATAAAGTCGACAAATATAATAAGCTTTTTATCCACAAACATAAAGAGGGAAGATGTGGCAGCTGGTGTCAAATCCTCAATGGACAAAAATCAGATAATCAAAtagccaaaaagaaaaattgtcaCCGCTTGAGATTTCCAGAATAATGGGGGGGAATGATCAGTCTGTTTCGTTTAGGACCTTGTGGCTTTCTTAAAGAGAAACATGGAGAAGCAAATGGTCGTGGCTTTGAATGCGTAAAGGCGTGCACAATGTTGCATTACCCAACACGAGGGCATGCATGCACTGTATCGAATCCGATCGCCCTTCAACTTTACGACTAAGTTTTGAATGGACCACTTAgtaaattgtaattatcaGTAATTAAAGCCTACGAATCAACTATAAGTTctctttctcattttcatttttgttttttagtaTATAAATTGAATGCAATTTATTTCCATCTGCAACCTCGGAGCCTTTTTAATCATCTCACAAGATTTTATTACTAGCTAGTTGAAGCTCATAATGCTTCATTAATTCGAATATAAAACTTTCtatatcaattttataatcattatattaatagTACTATTAGTATCGATAGCCTAGATAAACCTCATTTTATTGGTCCAGCCATGAccatcataaatttataacaatcaaGGCTGATAAGCCCCATCGGTCCATATAGTTGGCAGGGGACCAGTAGAAAATTCCACAGTTCCCGCAGCCCCCGCTTCCTTGGATGGAACTCTAGGTTGGGGAGTTTCATGGCTAGCCTTCATCAACATGCAAACTTTCTgtagatatattttgtttgtgaTGTATGTAACGGAAATATTATGACATTTTCCATCATAAGAACGGTTTACAGATAGCATTAAATGTGAGGGTGAATTAGAGGTAGATAatatttggaattttaaaagtaattacaaaaaaaaaaattagagcaaCATGACATCTtctaaaaagtatttttgGCAAACATCTAGCGACAAGAAGTTCATGCTACTGATAGATTTGACAAGTCCGTATGAGCGATGGTCGCGACTCTTGTTGGTGGAGGACCATGAAGCCCATGTGATGCCATGTGAGCAACGTtggtttataaaatttatgcaGTAAAATGAGTAACAGGAGggataaataatttgataaccATAGGCTATCCAAGTGGTCCTTTATTAGCGGGGGTACTTTTATCACTCCATTTCTTGAATTGACAAAGATATCATATCAAGATTTTGTGATTAAGCTTTCGTGGTTCTGAAATGATTGTTGAAAAGTCTAATCacaaatttattacaaaaataaagatcTTTTTAAAAGTCTAATCACgactaaaattattagaaaataaagattcttttaacttttatttattgtaatttacaaTCATATTTTCAATGTAAAGATAAATAGCAACACAGTAGAATCAATTGAGTCAGTGagtcaatattattttattgtaagtTATATTAACTTACGGAAAcctagaaaagaaaatagttaaatcactcattaaatcaattttcttttttatattgtcATTTTAATTGTAAGATTAATTTTGGGTTTTACACATTGAGTTTATCAtagaaagattttttttttctaaattaataatgaataataattaagtcaaTAAAGTAATGCGATCATCAGAATAGATTTTAAACAATGCAGATAACAACGTTTCCACCGTCGCAAATGCAGAACCTTTTTAAGGCTAAAAGGATTTGCAATAAAGAGCGTTCTAAAGCAGAACAATCACGACCAAAGTTTCATTATCTAAATGATTAGAGACCAAGGGTACACTCTTGAGCacagttaaaaaatttatgcgTAATAAAGATAAGTCCAAAAACTTCTAAGCATTTAacagaaaaaagaacaaaaaaagagaagtTTTTACGACCAAACGAATGACCTAAGTGGTGAATGATTAGAAccttaaattaagaaattaatgtaataataatttgtagatacaaatgtaaataaGACTTTAATTATCATAGGAAATGATGTTTTCTTGACATTGACCAAATTAAGTAGGATTGTTAAtagaattttagaatacatcaGAAATAATACAGCTAATCGATGTATGTATGATAtgtgtaattgaatttaatataattattacttgtatttatggttttttaaaaattaatacacatatataataacattatttattttttatatgactAACATGATACCTCTTAtatattctaaattatatatatatatatatagagagagagagagagagagtcatTATCTAGTGAGGATATCTTCACTtagttaatttcaaaatattcttaCTACAgaatgactatatatatacataggcactcatatttttatgatggttCATTAGAGGTATATATTCCAAACGTATAATTAGTGATATCAATAGTTATACGTTATAGTATAAAATTTTCTGGCCGGCAGCCATTAATCCAAATCTCTTTATTATGAACCAGCAAAGCCAACAACAAAAGGACTAGAAGTACCTTTATTTCTTCTATAAGGTTACAACATTTCTTTCCCAATGATGAGTAACCAACAAATGCAGCTTTCAATCACCAAACCCACTGCTACACGACAAATCTTCAACACTCTCTTCACGTGGACATCTCGTGATCTAAGTGGTGCCTttcaaaaaaatctttttttgatTGACTTTTAATTGCTAAGTGTCCCAAGGTTCCATATTCTAATTATAAAGCTAAGGAAAGCCTACACACAACATAAAGATTCTCCTAAACCCACACCCCCATCGATGGTACATGTGCCCTAAATTACACCCTAGGGGCATCCATGTACTCTTATATTTAAACCACTTAGGTCCCACAGTATCTAGATTCTCTATAAAAGCTAAACATGCCCatcatcaaattttctttattatccCTCGTGAGAgtattttcttcttgtttttatATGTCCGTTTAACACACAaacgtatatatatatatatatatatatatatatatatatatatatatataccccTATTAGCCTCTTCCTTCACCAAGAGAACCAatcacttttttctttcttcaatttctcatTACAAAACCCGCAACTCATCATATAGTTCACCAAAAACAACAATGTCTGGTGTTTGGGTATTTAACACTAATGGGGTAATTCGCCTTATCGAAAACCCTCAAGCTGAATCACAAGGCAGCAGCTCTTCGAGAAGAAAAGTTTTGGTGCACTTACCAACAGGGGAAGTTGTGTCTTCATATTCTTCACTTGAACAAATATTGACAGGCTTAGGATGGGAGAGGTACTACGGCGGTGATCCTGACCTTTTCCAATTCCACAAACATTCTTCCATTGATCTAATCTCTCTCCCTAGAGACTTCTCCAAGTTCAACTCAGTTTACATGTATGATATTGTCATTAAAAATCCCAATGTCTTCCACGTTCGGGATATGTAAACTTCATAGTCGATCTATACGATCATCTTTGCATCTACTCTCATGCATTTAAGTGTTTGCTCTCATGTgatcattttctcttttgtgggtttctctctctctctctcttcttttttagGCATTATTGTAGTCGATCTATACGATCATCTCTGCGTCTACTCTCATGCATTTAAGTGTTTGCTCTCATGTgatcattttctcttttgtgggtttttttctctctctctctttctcttcttttttaagcATTATTGTAGTCGATCTATACGATCATCTCTGCATCTACTCTCATGCATTTAAGTGTTTGCTCTCATGTgatcattttctcttttgtgggtttttttctctctctctttctcttcttttttagGCATTGTTAGGTGTGCATGCATAGTTTCTACTAGCTAGGGTTCAGATTTCTGTAGCAGGTTTCCTTGTTTACTATAAATAAAGTGGAAACTGGTGTTTGTGTTAGCTTATGTAATGTTTTGTAATTAAGTTAATGAATGTCGCATGAcgttgtttcatttttatatacatgtaaTAATCTAATGATGCCAGGGAACTTGGTGACGACAGTTACGTTTATCAAGATCCAATTATTATTAGTCATTATGGTGACAATCATGATTATCATGAAGCTGTTAATTATATCACTGTAGACGTCTACAAGTTCATCACTATTGAGTTCAAAATGGAAAagatggaaaaataaaaataaagggtAATGCGCTGAGTAACACTATCACAAGGTAATAATGATTTCAAAAAGCAGCTCTGTATGATGTAATTAATGActaaattttatccatatattTTGCAAGACAATGACTAAAACATTGTACCACTAAATCATATATCCAATCATAACTTATGAGATGAAGAGACAAGGGCCTTTATCCAATCATGCAAGGACTTGACTAGCTTGCAGAATCTGTAAgctacagactgcagcatcagccgttggatgtggagtgagaaactaaacaatagaaaatcggatggtgggatgacgggagatgtttgttacagaatctgtaccaAAGGCAGGTCCCAATTTGTAATATGCACACCTGTCATTCGCTTTAAATTGATTGGGACGattctaattttcaaaatgacCACACAAAGGAAGGGAGCAAATGGTGCTTCACGTGAAGTCCATGGTGACAGCCAATAATGACAACCCAACAATGATCTGACACGTGTCCGCACGGGATGCGTCAAATCACCAATCTTTTTGGAGCTGATCAAGAGTGGGTGCTACACGTGGCTTGTACTGTACGAAGAAAGCAAAATGTAAGTCGTTTTCTTCAGCTTTCAAACACCTAAAAGAATACCTAAAGGTGTTGGCCATGTGACCGCATCGCACGACTAGTTTGCATATGAAAGCAAGAGTTGACAGAATCCAGATAATTATGTCTGCTAATTATTAGGTACGGATGGAAGCAAAATCGCAAACAAAATATACGATTTGATCTTACTAATATATATCAAATCGTAAATCTTGATTGGCGGGCGACATGTGCTAGCAATAGCTGGGTTTGAGAGAGGTCTTAGGCTCctttggtggtggtggtggtacTGTGAGCAAGCTTCTAAGCCACAGCTCAGGAACATAATTAGTTGTTGTTGTAAGAGAAAGTTAACGAATGTTTAGCAGTATTAACTGCTAAGTAAAAGTTATTTGCTATTAatgttaaactttattttcCAATAAATAACTGTGGAAGATAATTAGTTGTATTGCTTTCGTACAAATTAGGAATAAGATCCTCTCATGATTTGAGCTCTACTGAACTTTTAAAGACCTTATGACATGTGTGTCTTTTAGTGGTAGTATATAGGTAAAACTtaacttcttttattatttttatttatttattaataatcaatcatcaattaaattatttgatcaaGACATGATCAGATCAAAAGATAATCCTAATCCTACAAACTAAGCTTTTAGAGTAAATTAAAGAGTGCATGCATgcctaattaataattgtatttttatgcgagtgtgtgtgtgtgtgtgcgtgtgtatATCACCtcagtttatatatatagaaaatgaaatatgaaattaaaaggaaaagaacCATAAGGCGAGTTTGGTAATTTCGACAGATTCTGAAGTGAATCTAGCTTGGAGTTGCCAAAACGGATCCTAATCCTaatagaaaatgaagataTCATGTTACTGAGtaacccaaaataataataataataataataatatactaaCAAACTTTTACATCTTATCCACATACCTCAACTTTATACGTGTAGGTGTAGCCAGCGTTGCTTACACAAACCAAAAATCAACAAAGCAATTGAAAGATATATTCTCCTCTTTGCATCATAAGCAAGCGATTTTATCGCCGGAACATTGATGAAACATCATACATGCGCTACATATCCGGCCAGATTTTACATGCACGCGCTAAACGAAACAAATACGATTTGTTGTAGGGCCAAGCCCTTGTTCTTCTGAAAAAGAAGAGGCCCATAACTCCTAATGCCGGCCCATTATGGTCTGAATTagattaaagattaatttcCTCCCTTTGAAATACTTTTTAAGTGACAATACCATCTATACAATCATCTTCAATATTATAATCTTTTATGAGTTATAGGAGTTTTGATTGAAAGAAAACTGTGTTACTTcgtcaaattcaaattctctACTCATCCTGCGTTTGACTTGTCTTTTTAAATTCTACCTATTGAttattggtaaaaaaaaaaaattga encodes:
- the LOC102611012 gene encoding flowering-promoting factor 1-like protein 2, which gives rise to MSGVWVFNTNGVIRLIENPQAESQGSSSSRRKVLVHLPTGEVVSSYSSLEQILTGLGWERYYGGDPDLFQFHKHSSIDLISLPRDFSKFNSVYMYDIVIKNPNVFHVRDM